In a single window of the Ooceraea biroi isolate clonal line C1 chromosome 8, Obir_v5.4, whole genome shotgun sequence genome:
- the LOC113562421 gene encoding LOW QUALITY PROTEIN: piggyBac transposable element-derived protein 4-like (The sequence of the model RefSeq protein was modified relative to this genomic sequence to represent the inferred CDS: deleted 1 base in 1 codon; substituted 1 base at 1 genomic stop codon), with the protein MQLSFVECVRKSVKWYKKFFFHLLDLSILNSYNLYLVKTGNNTLPLKHFIRNIIRQILETWYSYCSXSGTRSGEHLDRLAATNFMERHFLDNVPPTVGRRKGQQICHVCSHTNRGDRKRKYVTTWCPECQVGLCVGNCYKIYHTRKKF; encoded by the exons ATGCAGTTGTCTTTTGTTGAATGTGTCCGTAAATCTGTGAAGTGGtacaaaaaattcttttttcatttgttggATTTGTCAATTTTGAATTCGTACAATTTGTATTTAGTTAAAACAGGAAATAATACCTTGCCactgaaacattttataaggaatataattcgacaaattttaGAGACATGGTACTCTTACTGCAGTTAG TCTGGTACAAGAAGCGGAGAACACCTTGACCGTTTAGCTGCAACAAATTTTATGGAAAGGCATTTCCTGGATAATGTTCCGCCAACTGTTGGTAGAAGAAAAGGACAACAAATATGTCATGTTTGCTCTCATACTAATAGAGGTGATCGAAAGCGAAAATATGTTACAACATGGTGTCCAGAATGTCAAGTAGGACTTTGTGTGggaaattgttataaaatttatcacaccagaaaaaagttttga